Proteins encoded by one window of Pseudomonas tructae:
- the folD gene encoding bifunctional methylenetetrahydrofolate dehydrogenase/methenyltetrahydrofolate cyclohydrolase FolD: MTAHLIDGKAIAASLRQQIAQRVVERRQQGLRTPGLAVILVGTDPASQVYVSHKRKDCEEVGFISQAFDLPSDTTQQALTDLIDRLNDDPNIDGILLQLPLPAHLDASLLLERIRPDKDVDGFHPYNVGRLAQRIPLLRPCTPKGIMTLLQSTGQDLYGMNAVVVGASNIVGRPMAMELLLAGCTVTVTHRFTKDLAGHVGRADLVVVAAGKPGLVKGEWIKEGAIVVDVGINRQEDGKLVGDVVYETALPRAGWITPVPGGVGPMTRACLLENTLYAAEELHK; encoded by the coding sequence ATGACTGCACACCTTATCGACGGCAAGGCGATCGCCGCCAGCCTGCGCCAGCAGATCGCCCAACGTGTTGTGGAGCGTCGCCAGCAAGGCCTGCGTACGCCTGGCCTGGCGGTGATCCTGGTCGGCACCGACCCCGCGTCTCAAGTCTATGTCTCGCACAAGCGCAAGGATTGCGAAGAGGTCGGCTTCATCTCCCAGGCCTTCGACCTGCCCAGCGATACCACGCAGCAAGCCCTGACCGACCTGATCGATCGCCTTAACGATGACCCCAACATCGACGGCATCCTCCTGCAACTGCCACTGCCAGCGCACCTGGACGCCTCGCTGTTGCTCGAGCGCATTCGCCCGGACAAGGACGTCGATGGTTTCCATCCGTATAACGTCGGCCGCCTGGCCCAGCGTATTCCGCTGCTGCGCCCGTGCACGCCAAAAGGCATCATGACCCTGCTCCAAAGCACCGGCCAGGACCTGTACGGCATGAACGCGGTGGTTGTCGGCGCCTCCAACATCGTTGGCCGGCCGATGGCCATGGAACTGCTGCTGGCCGGGTGCACCGTGACCGTCACCCACCGCTTCACCAAGGACTTGGCCGGCCATGTTGGCCGCGCCGACCTGGTGGTGGTCGCCGCTGGCAAGCCAGGCCTAGTCAAGGGTGAATGGATCAAGGAAGGCGCGATCGTCGTCGACGTCGGCATCAACCGCCAGGAGGATGGCAAGCTGGTCGGCGACGTGGTCTACGAGACCGCCCTGCCCCGTGCTGGCTGGATCACCCCGGTGCCGGGTGGTGTCGGGCCGATGACCCGCGCCTGCCTGCTGGAGAACACTTTGTATGCGGCCGAAGAACTGCATAAGTAA
- a CDS encoding ABC transporter ATP-binding protein, with amino-acid sequence MAEIRLQQLAHSYSRDPQGADDYALRELEHVWEQGGAYALLGPSGCGKSTLLNIISGLLSPSHGQVLFDGKVVNELSPQARNIAQVFQFPVVYDTMTVFDNLAFPLRNQGLDEARINRKVTEIAEVLELGSLLKKKARNLSADEKQKVSMGRGLVRDDVSAILFDEPLTVIDPHLKWKLRRKLKQIHEQFNITMIYVTHDQLEASTFADKIAVMYGGQIVQFGTPRELFERPRHTFVGYFIGSPGMNLISVQAQSGGVGFAGIHLPLPLELQERLGASGATHLQVGIRPEFIQVWDAPFDEGFSARVEDIEDLGTYRILTLDLQGVPLKVRLGEDRMLPEDEVWISFPEQWLMLYADDVLLEARP; translated from the coding sequence ATGGCCGAGATTCGCCTGCAGCAACTGGCTCATAGCTACAGCCGCGATCCGCAGGGCGCGGACGACTATGCCTTGCGCGAGCTGGAGCATGTCTGGGAGCAGGGTGGTGCCTACGCTTTGCTCGGGCCGTCGGGGTGCGGCAAATCCACCTTGCTCAACATTATTTCCGGGCTGCTCAGCCCCTCTCACGGCCAGGTTCTGTTCGATGGCAAGGTGGTCAACGAACTGTCGCCGCAGGCGCGCAATATTGCCCAGGTGTTCCAGTTCCCGGTGGTCTACGACACCATGACGGTGTTCGATAACCTGGCTTTCCCGCTACGCAACCAGGGCCTGGATGAAGCGCGCATTAACCGGAAGGTGACGGAAATCGCCGAGGTGCTGGAGCTGGGCAGCCTGCTGAAAAAGAAAGCCCGCAACCTCAGCGCTGATGAAAAGCAGAAGGTCTCCATGGGCCGAGGCCTGGTGCGCGACGACGTCTCGGCGATCCTCTTTGACGAGCCACTGACGGTGATCGACCCGCACCTGAAATGGAAGCTGCGGCGCAAGCTCAAACAGATCCATGAACAGTTCAATATCACCATGATTTACGTCACCCACGATCAGCTCGAAGCGTCGACCTTCGCGGACAAGATCGCAGTGATGTACGGCGGGCAGATCGTCCAGTTCGGCACTCCCCGCGAGTTGTTCGAGCGCCCGCGTCATACCTTTGTCGGCTACTTCATCGGCAGCCCCGGGATGAACCTGATTAGTGTGCAGGCGCAGTCCGGCGGGGTCGGATTTGCCGGCATCCACCTGCCGTTGCCGCTGGAGTTGCAGGAACGTTTGGGCGCAAGCGGCGCTACCCACCTGCAGGTGGGCATCCGCCCGGAATTCATTCAGGTCTGGGACGCGCCGTTCGATGAAGGCTTCAGTGCCAGGGTGGAGGATATCGAGGACTTGGGGACCTACCGGATTCTCACCCTCGACCTGCAAGGTGTGCCACTCAAGGTGCGCCTGGGCGAGGACCGTATGCTGCCAGAGGATGAGGTATGGATAAGCTTTCCGGAGCAGTGGTTGATGCTCTACGCCGATGACGTGCTGCTGGAGGCCCGGCCATGA
- a CDS encoding ABC transporter substrate-binding protein, giving the protein MFDNNKNRRHLTLAALLVLGSFHASAWADAYEDAAKKWIGSEFKPSTLTPEQQLDELKWFIKASEPFRGMKINVVSETIATHEYESKVLAKAFSEITGIKLTHDLLQEGDVVEKLQTQMQSDKNIYDGWVNDSDLIGTHFRYGKTESITDLMANEGKDYTSPTLDLKDFIGISFTTAPDGKIYQLPDQQFANLYWFRADWFDRPELKAKFKEKYGYELGVPVNWSAYEDIAKFFSEDVKEIDGKRVYGHMDYGKKDPSLGWRFTDAWFSMAGGGDKGLPNGLPVDEWGIRVEDCHPVGSSVTRGGDTNGPAAVYATQKYVDWMRTYAPPEAQGMTFSESGPVPAQGNIAQQIFWYTAFTADMTKPGLPVVNADGTPKWRMAPSPKGPYWEEGMKLGYQDAGSWTFLKSTPEKQRLAAWLYAQFVTSKTVSLKKTIVGLTPIRESDINSQAMTDLAPKLGGLVEFYRSPARVQWTPTGTNVPDYPRLAQLWWSHIAEAASGEKTPQEALDGLARDQDKILERLERSKAQATCAPKLNPQRDAQYWFDQPGAPKPKLANEKPKGETVSYSELLKSWEAARK; this is encoded by the coding sequence ATGTTCGACAACAACAAGAACCGGCGACATTTGACCCTGGCAGCCCTGCTAGTGCTTGGCAGCTTTCACGCCAGTGCCTGGGCCGATGCCTATGAAGATGCCGCCAAGAAGTGGATCGGCAGCGAGTTCAAGCCTTCGACCCTGACTCCCGAGCAGCAGCTCGACGAGTTGAAATGGTTCATCAAGGCGTCCGAGCCGTTTCGCGGGATGAAGATCAACGTGGTCTCGGAAACCATCGCCACCCACGAGTACGAATCCAAGGTGCTGGCCAAGGCCTTCAGCGAGATCACCGGGATCAAGCTGACCCACGACCTGCTGCAGGAAGGCGATGTGGTGGAAAAACTGCAGACGCAGATGCAGTCGGACAAGAACATCTATGACGGCTGGGTCAATGACTCCGACCTGATCGGTACTCACTTTCGCTATGGCAAGACCGAATCCATTACCGACCTGATGGCCAACGAAGGCAAGGATTACACCTCGCCAACCCTGGACCTCAAGGACTTCATCGGCATCTCCTTTACCACCGCACCGGATGGCAAGATCTATCAATTGCCCGACCAGCAGTTCGCCAACCTCTACTGGTTTCGCGCCGACTGGTTCGATCGCCCTGAGCTCAAGGCCAAGTTCAAGGAGAAGTACGGCTATGAACTGGGTGTGCCGGTGAACTGGTCTGCCTATGAAGACATCGCCAAGTTCTTCAGCGAGGACGTCAAAGAGATCGACGGCAAGCGCGTTTACGGGCACATGGACTATGGCAAGAAAGACCCGTCGCTGGGCTGGCGTTTCACCGATGCCTGGTTCTCCATGGCTGGTGGCGGTGACAAGGGCCTGCCCAATGGCTTGCCGGTGGATGAATGGGGGATTCGCGTCGAGGATTGCCATCCGGTCGGCTCCAGCGTCACCCGTGGTGGCGACACCAACGGCCCGGCTGCGGTGTATGCCACGCAAAAATATGTCGACTGGATGCGCACCTACGCACCGCCCGAGGCCCAGGGCATGACCTTCTCCGAATCGGGGCCGGTGCCGGCCCAGGGCAACATTGCCCAGCAAATCTTCTGGTACACCGCCTTTACCGCCGACATGACCAAACCCGGCCTGCCGGTAGTGAACGCCGACGGTACGCCGAAGTGGCGCATGGCGCCGTCGCCCAAGGGGCCGTACTGGGAGGAGGGCATGAAGCTGGGGTATCAGGATGCTGGCTCCTGGACCTTCCTCAAGTCGACCCCGGAGAAACAACGCCTGGCTGCCTGGCTGTACGCCCAGTTCGTCACCTCCAAGACCGTCTCGCTGAAAAAGACCATTGTCGGGCTGACGCCGATCCGCGAATCGGATATCAACTCCCAGGCCATGACCGATCTTGCGCCCAAGCTCGGCGGGCTGGTGGAGTTCTACCGCAGCCCGGCGCGGGTACAGTGGACCCCGACCGGCACCAACGTACCCGACTATCCGCGCCTGGCGCAGTTGTGGTGGAGCCATATCGCTGAAGCGGCCAGTGGCGAGAAGACCCCGCAAGAGGCCCTGGACGGGCTGGCCCGTGATCAGGACAAGATCCTCGAACGCCTCGAGCGCTCCAAGGCCCAGGCCACCTGTGCGCCCAAGCTCAATCCGCAGCGCGATGCCCAGTACTGGTTCGACCAGCCGGGGGCGCCGAAGCCCAAGCTGGCCAATGAAAAACCCAAGGGCGAGACCGTCAGCTACAGCGAGTTGCTCAAGTCCTGGGAGGCTGCACGTAAGTAA
- a CDS encoding carbohydrate ABC transporter permease has protein sequence MNKVPNNKAWWLVLPVFLLVAFSAVVPMMTVVNYSVQDIFDQSSRYFVGADWYRQVLLDPRLHDSLLRQFVYSACVLLIEIPLGIAIALTMPTKGRWSSLCLIVMAIPLLIPWNVVGTIWQIFGRADIGLLGASLNQLGINYNYAANTMDAWVTVLVMDVWHWTSLVALLCYSGLRAIPDVYYQAARIDRASAWAVFRHIQLPKMKNVLLIAVMLRFMDSFMIYTEPFVLTGGGPGNATTFLSQTLTQMAVGQFDLGPAAAFSLVYFLIILLVSWLFYTAMTHADKQ, from the coding sequence ATGAACAAGGTGCCCAACAACAAGGCCTGGTGGCTGGTGCTGCCGGTGTTCCTGCTGGTGGCGTTCAGCGCCGTGGTGCCGATGATGACCGTGGTCAACTACTCGGTGCAGGACATTTTCGACCAGTCCAGCCGCTACTTCGTTGGCGCCGACTGGTACCGTCAGGTGCTGCTGGACCCGCGCCTGCACGACTCGCTGTTGCGCCAGTTCGTCTACTCGGCCTGCGTGCTGCTGATCGAAATACCCCTGGGGATCGCCATCGCCCTGACCATGCCGACCAAGGGCCGCTGGTCGTCCTTGTGCCTGATCGTCATGGCCATTCCGTTGCTGATCCCGTGGAACGTGGTTGGCACCATCTGGCAGATCTTCGGTCGTGCCGATATCGGCCTTCTGGGTGCTTCGCTCAACCAGTTGGGGATCAACTACAACTATGCCGCCAACACCATGGACGCCTGGGTCACGGTGCTGGTGATGGACGTCTGGCACTGGACTTCACTGGTGGCGCTGCTGTGCTACTCCGGCCTGCGCGCGATCCCCGACGTGTATTACCAGGCGGCGCGCATCGATCGCGCTTCGGCCTGGGCGGTGTTCCGCCATATCCAGTTACCGAAGATGAAGAACGTGCTGCTGATCGCGGTGATGCTGCGCTTCATGGACAGCTTCATGATCTACACCGAGCCGTTCGTGCTCACCGGTGGCGGGCCGGGCAACGCCACCACTTTCCTCAGCCAGACCCTGACACAGATGGCGGTCGGGCAGTTCGACCTGGGACCTGCGGCGGCATTTTCGCTGGTGTACTTCCTGATCATCCTGCTGGTGTCGTGGCTGTTCTATACCGCCATGACCCATGCCGATAAACAGTAG
- a CDS encoding ABC transporter ATP-binding protein translates to MSLSLEHVSRTVDNQVCIDDACLRFEPGSFNVLLGRTLAGKTSLMRLMAGLDRPDRGRVLMNDEDVTGRPVRQRNVSMVYQQFINYPTLSVFENIASPLRQARMAEDLIREKVQQTAQMLRIEPYLQRLPLELSGGQQQRTAMARALVKDAELILFDEPLVNLDYKLREELRQEMRELFAARHCIAVYATTEPNEALALGGTTTILHEGRIVQSGPTAQVYHQPRTELAAELFSEPPINLMPGRISSNEVSFAGAVHFAMNADLQRIGDGDYRFGVRPSHISLVPSNDDDLELAVLVELAEISGSETFLHVRNEHFRLVLHLPGVHEYHVDAPIRVFIPTHKLFVFDLAGQLVQAPGLREARVA, encoded by the coding sequence ATGTCGCTCTCCCTCGAACATGTCAGCCGTACCGTGGATAATCAAGTGTGCATCGACGATGCTTGCCTGCGTTTCGAGCCCGGTTCGTTCAATGTCCTGCTTGGCCGCACCCTGGCCGGCAAAACCAGCCTCATGCGCCTGATGGCCGGGCTGGATCGTCCGGACCGTGGCCGGGTGTTGATGAATGACGAGGATGTCACCGGCCGCCCGGTACGCCAGCGCAATGTGTCGATGGTCTATCAGCAGTTCATCAATTACCCGACCCTGAGTGTGTTCGAGAACATTGCCTCGCCCTTGCGCCAGGCACGCATGGCAGAGGACCTGATCCGCGAGAAAGTCCAGCAGACCGCGCAGATGCTGCGTATCGAGCCGTACCTGCAACGCTTGCCGTTGGAACTGTCGGGTGGCCAGCAGCAACGCACAGCCATGGCCCGGGCACTGGTCAAGGATGCCGAGCTGATCCTCTTCGATGAGCCGCTGGTGAACCTTGACTACAAGTTGCGCGAAGAACTGCGCCAGGAGATGCGCGAGCTGTTCGCTGCCCGCCATTGCATCGCTGTGTACGCCACCACTGAACCCAACGAAGCATTGGCCCTGGGCGGCACCACCACGATCCTTCATGAAGGGCGCATTGTGCAGAGTGGGCCCACTGCCCAGGTCTATCACCAGCCGCGCACGGAGTTGGCGGCCGAACTGTTTTCCGAGCCGCCGATCAACCTGATGCCCGGGCGCATCAGTAGCAATGAAGTGAGCTTTGCCGGTGCTGTGCATTTCGCCATGAACGCTGACCTGCAGCGTATCGGCGATGGCGACTATCGCTTCGGCGTGCGCCCGAGTCATATCAGCCTGGTCCCCTCCAACGACGATGACCTGGAACTGGCGGTACTGGTTGAGCTGGCGGAAATCAGCGGCTCGGAAACTTTCCTGCATGTGCGCAACGAGCACTTTCGTTTGGTGCTGCACCTGCCGGGGGTGCACGAGTACCACGTCGATGCGCCGATCCGGGTGTTCATCCCCACCCACAAGCTGTTTGTCTTCGACCTGGCCGGGCAGTTGGTGCAGGCGCCGGGCCTGCGTGAAGCGAGGGTAGCCTGA
- a CDS encoding sigma-54-dependent Fis family transcriptional regulator yields MAASSTSHAQLIQASWARCRDYGLEHQSLPQFGEASNADIRELLERQQALLSTTRDEVMPQYAHLLGNSSYLIMLSDHQGQLLEAWGTRRFIEPRQRHGFNAGACWREQGVGTNAIGTALATGEAVHVSQDEHFLKLNRFMTSAAAPLFDAERQLIGVLDASSDSYLPAAQTQGLVRMMSQSLENRLILARFAADYQQLSFNTGANNLDSQWAGLLLFDDQGRVLAANRRADSLLGQNPLQCTLEQLFRTPLAQLLAHRNEQPFALQVTGRNRFHCLLHAPTQPPKGAALSRTPPGCDPRIAKALAQAAVMLEKDIPLLIEGETGAGKEVFVNALHRASSRANQPLIAVNCAAIPAELVESELFGYEKGAFTGAHHKGNLGLIRKADQGILFLDEIGDMPLPTQARLLRFVQTRSIQPLGSGEATQVDIRVISATNQHLADQVRLGHFRQDLYYRIAGLSLVLPPLRERSDRLALIEQIHQQYRDPGVPTQIPGKVLELLLQHPWPGNLRQLASVLQVALALAGKHALAVEHLPDSFFAELSAASPQAPVLTPRPQTDDLGQRLQALNGNISALARDLGISRTTLYKRLHAQGHGCAVDERLG; encoded by the coding sequence ATGGCCGCATCCAGCACCAGCCACGCGCAACTCATCCAGGCTTCCTGGGCGCGCTGTCGCGACTATGGCCTGGAGCACCAGTCGTTGCCGCAATTCGGTGAAGCGTCCAACGCTGACATCCGCGAACTGCTCGAACGCCAGCAGGCCCTGTTGAGCACCACCCGTGACGAGGTGATGCCCCAGTACGCGCACCTGCTTGGCAACTCCAGCTACCTGATCATGCTCAGCGACCACCAGGGTCAGTTGCTCGAGGCCTGGGGTACCCGCCGCTTCATCGAGCCGCGCCAGCGTCACGGTTTCAATGCCGGTGCCTGCTGGCGGGAGCAAGGGGTGGGCACCAACGCCATCGGCACCGCCCTGGCTACCGGCGAAGCCGTGCATGTCAGCCAGGATGAGCACTTTCTCAAGCTCAACCGTTTCATGACCAGCGCCGCCGCACCGTTGTTCGACGCCGAACGCCAACTGATCGGCGTACTTGATGCCTCCAGCGACAGCTACCTGCCTGCGGCGCAAACCCAGGGCCTGGTGCGGATGATGAGCCAGAGCCTGGAGAACCGCCTGATCCTTGCGCGGTTTGCCGCGGATTACCAACAGCTGAGCTTCAATACCGGCGCCAACAACCTCGACAGTCAATGGGCCGGGCTGCTGCTGTTCGATGATCAGGGCCGGGTCCTGGCGGCCAATCGCCGGGCCGACAGTTTGCTTGGGCAAAATCCGTTGCAGTGCACCTTGGAGCAGCTTTTCAGAACGCCATTGGCGCAGCTGTTGGCTCACCGCAACGAGCAGCCGTTTGCCCTGCAAGTGACCGGTCGCAACCGCTTTCACTGCTTGCTGCATGCGCCGACCCAACCCCCAAAGGGCGCAGCGCTCAGCCGTACCCCGCCAGGTTGCGACCCGCGCATCGCCAAGGCCCTGGCCCAGGCTGCAGTAATGCTGGAAAAAGACATCCCGCTGTTGATCGAAGGCGAAACCGGGGCCGGCAAGGAAGTCTTCGTCAATGCCCTGCACCGTGCCAGCAGCCGCGCCAATCAACCGCTGATTGCCGTGAACTGCGCGGCGATCCCTGCGGAGCTTGTGGAGTCCGAGTTGTTCGGCTACGAGAAAGGCGCGTTCACCGGCGCCCATCACAAGGGTAACCTCGGCCTGATCCGCAAGGCCGACCAGGGCATACTGTTCCTCGATGAAATTGGTGACATGCCTCTGCCGACCCAGGCTCGTCTGCTGCGCTTTGTGCAGACCCGCAGTATCCAGCCCCTGGGCAGCGGCGAAGCGACCCAGGTGGATATCCGCGTGATCTCGGCGACCAATCAGCACCTCGCCGACCAGGTGCGCCTGGGTCACTTTCGCCAGGACCTGTATTACCGCATTGCAGGCTTGAGCCTGGTGCTGCCGCCGCTGCGTGAACGCAGCGACCGCCTGGCCCTGATCGAACAGATACACCAGCAGTACCGCGACCCCGGGGTGCCGACACAGATACCCGGCAAGGTGCTGGAACTGCTGCTCCAGCACCCCTGGCCGGGCAACCTGCGCCAACTGGCCAGCGTGCTCCAGGTGGCGTTGGCCCTGGCGGGCAAGCACGCGCTTGCCGTGGAACACCTGCCGGACAGCTTCTTTGCCGAGCTGTCTGCCGCAAGTCCCCAGGCGCCAGTACTGACGCCACGGCCCCAGACCGACGACCTCGGCCAACGCCTGCAGGCCCTCAATGGCAATATCTCGGCCCTGGCCCGGGACCTGGGCATCAGCCGCACCACCTTGTACAAGCGCCTGCACGCCCAGGGCCATGGCTGCGCAGTTGACGAACGCCTGGGCTGA
- a CDS encoding carbohydrate ABC transporter permease translates to MGTRKTLALLLYILFLLVPIYWLLNMSFKSNTEILGGLTLWPQDFTIDNYRVIFTDPSWYSGYINSLYYVCLNTVISLSVALPAAYAFSRYRFLGDKHLFFWLLTNRMAPPAVFLLPFFQLYSSIGLFDTHIAVALAHCLFNVPLAVWILEGFMSGVPKEIDETAYIDGYSFPRFFVKIFVPLIGSGIGVTAFFCFMFSWVELLLARTLTSVNAKPIAAVMTRTVSASGIDWGVLAAAGVLTILPGMLVIWFVRNHVAKGFALGRV, encoded by the coding sequence ATGGGCACGCGCAAGACATTGGCGCTGTTGCTGTACATCCTGTTCCTGCTGGTGCCGATCTACTGGCTGCTGAACATGTCGTTCAAGAGCAACACCGAGATCCTCGGTGGCCTGACCCTGTGGCCGCAAGATTTCACCATCGACAACTACCGGGTGATCTTCACCGACCCCAGCTGGTACAGCGGCTACATCAACTCGCTGTACTACGTGTGCCTGAACACGGTGATTTCCCTGAGCGTGGCTTTGCCGGCGGCCTATGCGTTTTCGCGCTATCGCTTTCTCGGCGACAAGCACCTGTTCTTCTGGCTGCTGACCAACCGCATGGCGCCGCCGGCAGTGTTCCTGTTGCCGTTCTTCCAACTGTATTCGTCGATTGGCCTGTTCGATACCCACATTGCCGTGGCCCTGGCTCACTGCCTGTTCAACGTGCCATTGGCGGTGTGGATTCTTGAAGGCTTCATGTCCGGAGTGCCCAAGGAAATTGACGAAACCGCCTACATCGACGGCTACAGCTTCCCGCGTTTCTTCGTGAAGATCTTTGTGCCGTTGATTGGCTCCGGCATCGGGGTCACGGCGTTTTTCTGCTTCATGTTTTCCTGGGTCGAGCTGCTGCTCGCGCGCACCTTGACCTCGGTAAACGCCAAGCCGATTGCTGCCGTGATGACCCGTACGGTGTCGGCTTCGGGGATCGACTGGGGCGTGCTGGCCGCGGCCGGGGTACTGACCATTTTGCCAGGCATGCTGGTGATCTGGTTTGTCCGTAACCATGTGGCCAAGGGCTTTGCCCTGGGCCGGGTCTGA
- a CDS encoding DUF2160 domain-containing protein translates to MDWMAWTLPTAIFFASIGLLLLGMTLYELRRPCVERRGFLPIVTTRGDRLFIGLLVSAYLHLLVIGLSDWNLWVASLLSLAWLLVVMRWG, encoded by the coding sequence ATGGACTGGATGGCCTGGACCTTGCCGACGGCGATTTTCTTCGCCTCGATCGGCCTATTGCTGCTGGGTATGACGCTGTATGAGCTGCGACGGCCATGTGTCGAGCGGCGCGGCTTTCTGCCGATCGTCACCACCCGTGGCGACCGGTTGTTCATTGGTTTGCTGGTCAGCGCTTACCTGCACTTGCTGGTAATCGGGCTCAGCGACTGGAACCTGTGGGTAGCCTCGCTGCTGTCTTTGGCCTGGCTGTTGGTGGTGATGCGCTGGGGTTAG